The following is a genomic window from Thioclava electrotropha.
GCGCCAGCGCCGCATCGTTCTCGGCACAAATCCGGCGGGCGTGGTCCAGCAGCGAGCGCCCCGCACGGGTCAGCGCCATCTTGCGGTTCGCCCGGTCGAAGAGACCTTTATCGAGCGCCTCCTCCAAGCGACGGATCTGCATCGAGACCGCCGATTGCGTCAGGTTCAGAAGTCGGGCCGCCTGCGTCACCGACCCGGTCTCGGCGACCGTGAGAAGCGCCCGCAACGCCGCGATATCGAGGTTTTGCGCCATGTCCGCCCAGTTTGCCCATCCATCACGTTTCGTGATACTCAATAGCACAATCATTCGTTTTCATCATCAATAAACTTGCGCCATCCTTCTTTGCAGGAACGATCTGCCACGGAGGATGAGACGATGACCTTCCTGACCCGGCGCAACGCCGCCTGCTGCGCCCCTGCCCGTCCCGCACGGCGCGGCTTCTTTGCGACCCTCGCTCGCATGGCCGCCTATCACCGGTCGCGCCGGGCGCTCGAGCGCCTTGATTCAAGGCTTCTCGACGACCTCGGGCTGAGCAAGACCGAGGCCGCATTCGAGGCACGGCGCCGGATTTGGGACGCCCCCGATCACTGGCGCGCGGGCCGCTAAGACAAAAGACGTGAAAACAGTGTGAAAGGGCGCATTTTCAGGCAGCCCCAAATCTTGAATTTCGGGGCTGCTCTGCCAATATCGGTACCGAAACCGGTCCGAGGGACGACCGGGAGATATAGTTGGAGGTGCTGATGGCTGATTTCGAAACGATGCGGACCCCCCAGGCGGGCACGCGTCAGGCTGCGATTGACGAGGGTCTTCGCGCACATATGAACAAGGTCTACGGGCTTATGTCGCTGGCGATGCTGGTGACCGGGGCCGTGGCGTTTGGTGTGGGTACGAACCCGGCGCTCGTTGCCGCGATCTTCGGCTCGGGCCTCAAATGGGTTGTGATGCTGGCGCCGCTGGCGATCGTCTTCGCCTTCGGTGCGATGATCAACAAGATGTCGACCAGCACGGCGCAGATCGTGTTCTTCGTCTATGCCGCGCTTATGGGGCTGTCGATCAGCTTCATCTTCGCCGCCTATACCGGCATCTCGATCGCGCAGACCTTCCTCGTGACGGCGATCTCCTTCGCGGGTCTTTCGCTATACGGCTACACCACGAAGCGTAACCTGAGCGCGATGGGCTCGTTCCTGATGATGGGTCTGATCGGCCTGATCGTCGCCTCGATCGTGAACATCTTCCTCGCCTCCTCGGCGATGGCCTTCGCGATCTCGGTGATCGGCGTTCTGATCTTCGCGGGCCTCACGGCTTACGACACGCAGAACATCAAGAACACCTATCTGCAGCTTGCTGCCAGCGACTCGGAGTTCATGGGCAAAGCCGCCATCATCGGCGCGCTGCAGCTCTACCTGGACTTCCTGAACCTGTTCATGTTCCTGCTGCAATTCATGGGCAACCGGAACTGATCCGCGCTCAAGCGAACACGACACGAAGCCCCGCCCATCCGGCGGGGCTTTTTCATGTCAGCCCATCCGCAGCGCCATATCCAGCATGCGGTTGGAGAAGCCCCACTCGTTGTCATACCAGCCGAAGACCCGGATCAGCCCGTGCTCGGTCGCCCGCGTCTCGGGCAGCGCCATGACGATGCTCTCTGGGCGCGCGCGCAGATCGGTGGAGACGAGCGGCTTCCCGGTCGTGCCGATCACCCCGCCCGCGCCTTGCAGCACGGCGTTAACCTGCTCGACGGTGGCAGGGTTTTTCACCGTCACCGCCAGATCGACCGCCGAGACCGACGCCGTGGGCACCCGCACCGCCTGCGCGATCAGGCGACCGGCGAGATCGGGGAGCACCTCTTCCATCAGCTTGCCCGCGGAGGTCGTCGTCGGCACCATCGACAGCGCGGCGGCGCGCGAGCGCTCCATCGGGCCGCGCGGTTTGTCGACCGTGGGCTGCGAGCCGGTATAGCAATGCACCGTCGTCATCGAGCCCGTGACGATCCCGAATTCCGCATCGATCAGCCGCGCAAGCGGCGCCAGCGCATTCGTCGTGCAGCTCGCGTTGGAGACGATCTTCTGCCCGTTCAGCGCCGCGTCATTGGCGCCCAGCACCACCGTGATCTCGGCCGCTTTCGCAGGCCCGGAAATCAGCACGCGGGTAGCCCCGCCCGCGATCCCCTGCCCTGCAATCTGCGGGCTGTCGGCGCGGCCGGTGCATTCCATCACCAGATCGACATCCGACAGATCGAGCGTGGAGATATCATCGGCCCGGTGCAGCGCGATCCGGGTGCCGTTGATCACCAGCGCGCCCGGCTCTAGCGCGACAGTCCCGCGCCACGGGCCAAACACGCTGTCATATTCGAAGAGGTAAGCGAGCATCTCGGGCGCTTCGATATCGTTGACGCCCACGATCTCCAGTCCCGGCCAGCGCGCAGGCGCCTCCGCCCAGGCGCGCAGCACCGAGCGACCGATCCGTCCGAACCCGTTTATGAAAACACGCATCTGGCGCACCTCCTGCAAACGCCCTTAGCGCCGCAGGGCGCCAAGGGAAAGTGCGCGATTGTCACCGATACGAGAGACTTCAGGCCGACAGTTCGTGCGCGGTGATCTGATAGGTGAAGTCCTTGGCGTCGAGATAGTCGCGGCGTTTGCCGTCGATCTCGGCCTGCGGATACATCAGGTAGGGCAGCTCCGGCCCGTCCGAGCCCGGCAGATCTACGTCATGGGCGTAGTTATAGCCAACCCAGTTGCCTTCCCATGCGCCGAACAGCTTCGCGCGCACGTCGACCACCTTCGGGTCTTTGAGCCCCAGATGGCCCTCGCCTTCCTGCAGCATCACCTTGCGCACATCGGCCGCGTCGGCAGGCACCCAGCCGAAGCCGCTGAGCCAAACTTCCGAGCGGCAATGCTGCGCGCCGGTGGCATCGTCGGATTTCAGACCGAGGCTCTTGTAGCCGAAGCGCGAGGGCGCGACGCGGATGCCATAGACGTCGCGCGCAGGCAGACCGGCAGCACGTGACAGCCCGACGAAGAGCGCGTTGAGATCGGCGCATTTGCCCGACAGATCGCCCGAGGTTAGCATGAAGGAGATATCGCCCAGACCGCAGCCCGGCGTCTTCGGGTTGCGCACGGTGTTCTCGACGATCCATTCGTAGATCGCACGGGCTTTCTCCAGATCGCCAGTCTTCCCGCGGGTAATCGAGTCGGCGGTCTGCTTCACGATCCCGTCGGTCGGCAGCAGCTTGGTCGCGGCGGTGAAGCGCGCGCGCTCGACCTCATCGAGCGGCGCCACGTCGCCCGGCTTACTCAGATCGACCACGAAGTCCTCCGTCTGGGCCTGCGTCGTCAGGGTCAGCGTACGCGGGCCGTCGGAGGCGCCCCAGACCGCATGCACCATCGGCGTGCCGCTGTCGGGCGCGTTCACGATCTGCACCTCGTCCGCGTCGCTTTCCCAGTTCACCGCGCCGGGCTTCATCCAGCCGTCGCCATGCACGGAG
Proteins encoded in this region:
- a CDS encoding transglutaminase-like domain-containing protein: MALNRRRLLQLGAASMALAASPRGAMAAFDPKPTGWRSFELVTKVSLPGGGETAQLWVPVPSVHGDGWMKPGAVNWESDADEVQIVNAPDSGTPMVHAVWGASDGPRTLTLTTQAQTEDFVVDLSKPGDVAPLDEVERARFTAATKLLPTDGIVKQTADSITRGKTGDLEKARAIYEWIVENTVRNPKTPGCGLGDISFMLTSGDLSGKCADLNALFVGLSRAAGLPARDVYGIRVAPSRFGYKSLGLKSDDATGAQHCRSEVWLSGFGWVPADAADVRKVMLQEGEGHLGLKDPKVVDVRAKLFGAWEGNWVGYNYAHDVDLPGSDGPELPYLMYPQAEIDGKRRDYLDAKDFTYQITAHELSA
- a CDS encoding DUF1127 domain-containing protein, yielding MTFLTRRNAACCAPARPARRGFFATLARMAAYHRSRRALERLDSRLLDDLGLSKTEAAFEARRRIWDAPDHWRAGR
- a CDS encoding Bax inhibitor-1/YccA family protein, with amino-acid sequence MADFETMRTPQAGTRQAAIDEGLRAHMNKVYGLMSLAMLVTGAVAFGVGTNPALVAAIFGSGLKWVVMLAPLAIVFAFGAMINKMSTSTAQIVFFVYAALMGLSISFIFAAYTGISIAQTFLVTAISFAGLSLYGYTTKRNLSAMGSFLMMGLIGLIVASIVNIFLASSAMAFAISVIGVLIFAGLTAYDTQNIKNTYLQLAASDSEFMGKAAIIGALQLYLDFLNLFMFLLQFMGNRN
- a CDS encoding type I glyceraldehyde-3-phosphate dehydrogenase; this encodes MRVFINGFGRIGRSVLRAWAEAPARWPGLEIVGVNDIEAPEMLAYLFEYDSVFGPWRGTVALEPGALVINGTRIALHRADDISTLDLSDVDLVMECTGRADSPQIAGQGIAGGATRVLISGPAKAAEITVVLGANDAALNGQKIVSNASCTTNALAPLARLIDAEFGIVTGSMTTVHCYTGSQPTVDKPRGPMERSRAAALSMVPTTTSAGKLMEEVLPDLAGRLIAQAVRVPTASVSAVDLAVTVKNPATVEQVNAVLQGAGGVIGTTGKPLVSTDLRARPESIVMALPETRATEHGLIRVFGWYDNEWGFSNRMLDMALRMG